TTCTCGAAGACCCCTCCGAAACAGTGCCGGGCTGGGCCGTCGCCATTGCCGACAGCTTCCACGCCGCCAACATGGCCGCACAGAAAATCAAAGTGGACTGGGCGCCGGGCGAAACCGCCGATATCGATGAAGCGGCGATCCTCGAGCGCGGACGCGAACTGATCGAAAGCCGCGACGCCGGCGTAGTGGTGGTAAACGACGGCGATGTGGAAAAAGCCTTCGCCGAAGCGGATTCCGCACTGGATGCCGAATACATCACCCACAGCGCCCTGCACTTCCAGATGGAACCGGTCAACGCCCTGGCCCGGGAAAAGGATGGCATCTGGGAAATCCACACCGGCAACCAGTGGCAGTCCCTGATACTGCCAACCCTGGCCAAGGCCCTGGGTGTACCCCAGGAAAAAGTGGTGATGAAAACCTATATGCTCGGCGGCGGCTTCGGACGCCGGCTCAACGGCGACTACGCCGTACCCGCCGCCCTCGCTGCCAAAGCCCTGGGCAGACCGGTAAAACTCGTGCTCACCCGCGAAGACGATATCCGCTTCGACTCCCTGCGCTCCCCCTCCGTACAGCGCATGCGCATGGCCTTCGACGGCGACAACAACGTCACCGGTATGGAACACCACGCCACCGCCGGCTGGCCCACCCAGGTGATGGTGCCCGACTTCCTTGCCGAGGGTATCTCCGGTGGCAAGTACGACCCCTTCGCCATCCAGGGCGCCCTGCACTGGTATACCGTTGGCGGCAACCGCCTGCGCGCCATCTCCAACGACCTCGCCAACGAGACCTTCCGCCCCGGCTGGCTGCGTTCCGTGGGCTCCGGCTGGGTCAACTGGGCACTGGAATCCTTTATGGACGAAGCCGCCCACAAAGTGGGCCAGGACCCCATAGAGTTCCGGCTGGAAAAGCTCAAAGCCGAAGGCAAGAACGCCGGCTCCGCCCCCAACGCCGTCGGCGGCGCCTCCCGCCAGGCCAACGTACTGCGCCGCGTGCGGGAAATCTCCGACTGGAGCAGCGAAATGCCCGCAGACACCGGCCTGGGCGTCGCTACCACCTACGGCCAGGAACGCAATATGCCCACCTGGACCGCCTGTGTGGCCCGCGTACGCGTCGACCGCACAACCGGCCGCCCCACCGTAGAAAAAATCACTCTGGTCACCGACGCCGGTACCGTCGTCCACCCGGACGGCGCCCGTGCCCAGGTGGAAGGCGCCGCTCTCTGGGGCATAAGCCTCGCCCTGCACGAGGGCACCCGCTTTGAAAATGGCCAAGTGGTGGATACCAACCTCAATACCTACACCCCGCTGCGTATGCGCGATGTGCCGGAAATCGAAATGGAGTTTGTCGAGAGCACCGAGACTCCCGTGGGGCTTGGCGAGCCCGCCACTACCGTGGTCGGACCGGCGATTGGGAATGCGATCTTTGCGGCGGTGGGTGTGCGGATGCGGACGTTGCCAATTCGGGCAGACGACCTTCTACGGGCGCTGCAAGGCGAATCGCCAACACCGGAGCAATGACTGAGCCCCGAACAAAAAAAGGTTTGCCGGCAGAGCCGGCAAACCTTTTCTCTTACCGAAGTACAGGTACTACTGCAGATCGGTCACACAGCGGTTGTACTCGTTAATGTACACCTCGCTACCACGGTTGGGCACAGCATTGGATTTGTCCGCTGCCGCATTACGACAACCTTCGATCTGGTCACCAGTCAGACCTGTCGCAGGCAGTGTCTGGTTACGCTGATACATGTGCGCGGACTGATCACGATGGGCCTGCACAGTGGGCTGAGGAACCTGATAGAACATGCCAGTATTTTCATTGAAGCGATAAAAGTTATCGCCGCTTTTCCAGTAGGTTTTACCAAGAACCTGGATTTCGGAACTACCCGCAGGCAGCTGATCCGTTGGTTGCTGTGCTTGAGCAAAACCGGCGAACGTACAAAACAAAACTACAGGAATCAAGTAACGCATGGGATATCTCCTCTTCTCGATGTGCAAGGTAGTCTATGCCCCCGATGTCCGGTTCCCAATGCAAATAGCCCATAAATAACACCGCCGCCCGACTGTGGCTCCACCCATGATTTACTCCTTTTGCTCCCCGATTTAGCCCTATGACCCCAAAATTGATTTAAATCAATTTATAACTTCCCAAGAACGCTAGCATTCGCAGCCATGCGTCTATCCACGGGCAGGATAAGAACAATTTTGAATGAAAAACCGCATTCAGGGAGAGCAAAATGAACCGTGTCGACAGCGATGTCGTATTCCAGAGCTATGGCCGTTGCTGCAATAGTGAACAGTTTTTCATCGACTTCTACGATCACTTTATGGGGAGCTCGGAGGAAATTCGCGCGCTGTTTCGCAATACGGATATGTCAGCCCAGCGACACCTACTGCGCAATGGCATCATGCAACTGGTGCTACATGCCCGCGGCATGTCGGACACCAAGCTGAAAGCCCTGGGAGAAAGCCACTCCCGCAGTGGCTACAACATTCGCCCCGAATGGTACGACCTTTGGCTATCGGCACTGCTGACCACCCTGCGCCAGCACGACCCGGAATTTGATGACTCCGTTTCACAAGCCTGGCAACGGGCCATCGGTCCCGGAATCGATTGTATCCGGCGCGCATACTGAACAACTGGTCACACAAACCCGATTTTCAGCACTGCCAGCCCCTCTCAAGTCAGAATTCTCTGATATCATCCGCACCACTTTAGTGCGCCCATCGCCACCATAACCAACACGATAAAAGGACCCGACAGGCACACGGACACACCAGTAGACAGACAGCACAGACCGGCAAGGAGTAACGACATGCCCAGATCAACAGTTGCCAGCAGACGCGATGCCTTCAATTGGGTTATCTGGTTCACTTTTGCCAACGGACTGTTTGCGCTGCTGCTGGGACTGCTTTATATACAGTGGATCGACATCGCCGATATCGTCACTGCCACTTACGTCAGCGTACTGTATCCCGGACAGTTCACTATCATCGCCTGGCTGGCAGGGCTGCCGCTACTGCTGTTATCACTGTTGCTGCCGTTTCCACTGACCCGGGTGCTGGCCGTTACTGTCGCGACAGCGGGAATCAGTATCCTCGCCGTAGATACCGTGGTCTATTCCCTGTACCGCTTTCACCTCTCCAGTTTTGTGCTCGAGCTGGCACTGGGTGCGGGTGGACAGGCATTTACCCTGTCCCCCACCACGCAGGCAGTCGCTATTGGTGCCGGGCTGATCATACTGTTACTGGAGGTCGGGTTAGCGGCACTGCTGAAACATTATCGCCCCCGTGCGCGCTGGGCCCGGCTCGCCTTTGCCGGTATGTTTGCCAGCCAACTCTGTGCGCACGGCTGGCACGCCTGGGCGGATGCCAATTACGATACCCGTATCACTTCTGTCACGCGTCATCTGCCTCTGTACCATGCCGCTACCGGCAAGCGTCTGATGAAAAAGTGGGGCTTGGTGGATCCGCAGCGAGCGCGGGGAAACCAGGGCAGCGTCAAGCTGGAAGGCGCCCGCCGCGGACGGCTGAACTACCCTGCCGCACCCATGCAGTGTTCGCCCCCCGAGCCCCCCATGAACCTTTTGATAGTCGTAATGGACTCGGTGCGCTGGGACCTTCTGGAGCAACAGACCATGCCCACGCTGTGGGACCTGCGCTCTTCCTCTCAGGTTTTTACGCAGCATTTCAGTAATGGCAATGCGACAAAGCCTGGTCTCTTCACTCTCTTTTACGGCATCCCTGCCAGTTACTGGGATGCGTTCAGTACCGCCGGTCAGCCGCCGGTGATGATCGAGCGCATGCAAGCGCTGGGTTATGACACCAAGGTGCTGGCGTCGGCGACTCTGGTCAGCCCCGCATTCGATCGCAATATATTTTCCTCCATCGACAATCTGCGCCTGGAAACCCCCGGTAAAAAGCCCTGGCAGCGCGATGCCAGGATCACCCGGGACTGGCTCGATTACATGGAACAGCGTGCGCAGCAAAAAGCAGAAAACCCCTTCTTCGGTTTCCTGTTCTACGACACCACGCACGGATATGAGGTACCGGAGGATTACCCGAAGTTTGAGCCCTACTGGGACGTCAACCGGTTCGAACTCGATAACGACTTTGATCCGACACCCTTTCTCAATGCCTACCGCACTGCAGGGCACTACGTGGACAATCAACTCCGCCAGGTGATTGATGATTTGCGAAAGCGCGACCTGCTGGAAAACACCATCGTGGTGGTGACTTCAGATCATGGCGAAGAATTCAATGAACATCGCAAAAACTATTGGGGCCATGGCAGTAACTTCGGCGACTACCAGTTACATGTGCCCCTGGTAATCCACTGGCCCGGCAAACAGCCACACACCTACCATCACCGCACACAGCATTTTGATGTAGCTCCCGCGCTGGTGCGCAATGCACTGGGGTGCGAGGCCACATCACCGAAAGCGTTCTCCTCGGACTACGGGTTGTTCAATAAAGGGCGCCTGGGCTGGAACATGTCTCACAGTTATATGGACTACGCGCTGTTGATGCCGGAATACCACCTGGTGAAACACGCCTCCGGCACCGTGGAACTCCTGGATACCCGGACTCTGGAGCCGGAGAAAAACAGACACATTCCCGGCAATGTTATCCAGGAAGTTTTGCAAGAGATGTCACGGTTTTACCAGTCTGAAGGGGAGAAGTGAAAACGCGGCGGAGGACCAGTCAGGTGCAATCCGCCCTGACTGGTTTTTCAGCAGCCTGCTAGACGCTGACTTAACCGTCAGTGCTTTCAGATTTTTGCGCCTCGCGTAACTGTTCCAGCTTCTTGCTGGTTTCTTCAGCGCTTTCGCGTACGGGCGCAAGGTTATCCAGCTCGCCTTTGTGGCGGAGCGCGCGCGCTCTCGCTTCTTCTTCCGCACTGTAATCCGGCTGCAGCACCAGCCTGGGACCATTACTGTTAAAGCCAATCAGCACCCAGATAAAGAACAGCAGACACAGAAAACGGATGACCAGGGTACGGTCCAGCAGCCAGTGCATCCCCTGCCCGTGGCTGCGCAGGAAGCGTACCCGCAGGAAGATATTCAGTGCCAGCAGCACGCAGGCGGCTATCACGATCCAACTGGAGAGACCGCCGAGGGCGGTCATCAGCCAGTTGGCAATCTGCGCATTGAATTCCATCGATTCCCCTCAGCGCTTGCGTGCGACCTGTTTGACCTGATCGGTAAATACTGCCTGCTGCAGCCCGATGGTGCCCAGCGCTTCCACCGGCACAAACACCTTGTTCTCGGATTCCGCCATACGATCGAGTACTTCCAGTGTGCGGTAGGCGAGATACTTATCCGTTACTGATTTGGCCAATAGATCATTCACTTCTTTCTGCCCCATGGCTTTTTCACGGGCAACCGCGCGGTTCATTTTTTCCCGCTCAAGATCCCGCTCCATCTGGATTTTCTGGATCTCGAACTGGGCCTTTTCCTGTTCGATCAGTTCGCGGCGCTCGGCGGCGCGCTCCTTGGCCTCGGTGATGACCTTGGGAAACTGTACGTCGGCAATGCCCAGACGCTTGATCTTGATCGGGGTTCCGTCCAGGGAGGTCGTGACTGCTGAAAAAAGTTCCTGGCTCAACATTTCACGGCTGGAAGCGATTTCGTTAATGGAGTACTTGGCGATCACCCGGCGCACCACATCCCGGATCACCGGCTGTGCATAGGTGCTGTACACCTGGTTCACAGAGATATTGTCCTGGCTCGGCGGTACCCGATCAAAAATATTATCGATGTAGGTTTCGTTGACGGAGCCGGTCATGCGGATATCAAAGCTCATATTGAGCTGATCCTTGGGCATGAACAGCTTGAATTTCTCCATATGACCGAAGTCCGCGGTGGCGAGCGTAACCAGTTTATCGCAATAGAAAATACACGGATCCAATCGGAATTTGGACGGTGGTACCGTATTGGGCTTGTAGCCATTCTTGGTGAGGATTTTGCCCACGTGGGCCGGGGGCACTTCCACCCGATCGCCACAGGCCACCAGGCCCAGAATCAGACCGGATACAATGAACAGCTTTGACAACTTAGACAGCATCGGATTTCCCTTCTCGCTTGAATCAGGAGCGAACCTTAAGGGCTCTCTCCGACAGCCGCAAGCGAATGGGAAATATCGCTCGGAATATGATCTAATTGACTGTCTTTCAACAACACTGGACCCCTGAAGTGCAAACGGAATTTCTCACTGCAACCCTGTTCAATCTGGGCATCAACTTGCTCTATACCGTTCTCGCCATCTTCGTTGCAATGGTGGCATTGCTGATTATCGACAAGAAACTACTGAAGCATGTCGATATCGAGCAGGAGTTGAAAAAAGGCAATATCGCGGTGTCCATCTTTGCCTCCACTATTCTGGTTTTTGTTGCCCTGATTATTTCTTTCGGGCTCAAGGGCTAGGAACACGATGCGCCTGTTACTTGGACTTCTGCTATTCAGCCTGCTGCTGATTTCACTACCGGAAATCCTGCAGCAAAGCCAACCACCAGAAGAGGTGCTGCTGATTCAACGGCAGATGCGCACCGCCGAAAGTAGCGAGGATGCGGGGCGTGAGGACAATCAAAGCGGAACGGTAGTGATCTCCGGCACCAGCTCACCCCTGACGGAATCCATGGTGCAGCGGGCGGTGGGCGCCCAGCCAGAGGAGCGCAGCAGCTACATTTCGATCTGGGACTGGCAGGGTGTTAAAACAGCCACCGCTTCTGCCCGCGGTCTCGACAGTCTGCATCACTTTGCCAACAGCTATCTGGTGGGCTTTCAACCCTTCGAGACCGACGCCCTGTGGGTGCCCCTGTACACTCTCGCCACGCGCAAGGAATACCAGTACGACCATCTACAGTATTCCGGGCTAGCAGACATCTGGCAGACCTCCCGCCAGGCTTACTACCAGAAACGTGGCGACTGTGAGGATCATGCCATTCTACTCGCAGACTGGTTGATCAACCTCGGTGTCGATGCACGAGTCGCCCTGGGCACCTACAAGGGCGAGGGGCATGCGTGGGTGATCGCAGTAGTGAACGACACAGAGTATCTGCTGGAGGCCACCAGCAAACGTCGGCAGTCCAGCTGGCAGGCAATGCCGCTCGCCGCACTGGCAGAGGGCTACGAAGTGGAGTTCCAGTTCAATCGGGACTTCTTCTGGGCGAAAACCACTTCCGCTCCAACAAGAACCTATCGCGGCAAACACTGGGTCCGGAAATCCCAGTTTATTCGCGGTTAATTGTACCGGGTTTATCGCCAAAGGCCGGCGCTGCGGGCCGGCCTTTTACTAAAGGGTTCGAATAGGGATCAAAACACTACACCCAATGCACTAAGTCCGGTGTATTCAATTTAAGTCACTAAATGGGAGAACCCGGCGGCATCGATTTGATATCTGCAGGGCTCACTTCCAGATTTCCCGCCATAAATTGCGCTATACGTTGTGCCTCATAAAAGTAATGCGCGTTATAGCCTTGTGGATCTCCCCCAAACAGTTTCATGCGGCCAATAGCGTGCTGGATTTTTGCCAGTTCCAGACTCGCCTGCCCACGTGCCGATGACGGGGCCTTCTTATTGCTCGCGAGCAACATCAGCTGATGGATATACACGTGGTTGACGCGCTGGTGAATCGCCGCCTCCAGATTCTCATACCGAGCACTGGATATGGCATGCTCCGTCAACCGGGACAGCATAGCGCCAAAGCTGGGCCCATCTCCCCGCCTTGCATGCTGCTGCTGTAACCGCGCCGCACGCGCCGGATCGAGCAGAATGGAAAAAGTATGGCCCGCAGCAGCCTCGGCCAGCGCGACCCCGTCAAATGCGACACCGGTATAAGCCGGAGCACTCTCCCTGGTGCGGGCGTAACCGTATGATTTAGGTGGTAAAAGGTTCAACACATCTTCCGGCAGGGTGAGGAATTCTGGCTCAAGGGTTGTCACCAGTGCGTCTATGGCCTGTTGTTGCTTTTCCACGGACACCATGCGGAAGCTATTCGCATCCGCGTTATTATACTGATAATCGTAATCCAGCCCCCCGATCAGTTTGCCTACAGCTTCCACCTGGTAACGGTGACCGTAATAGACTGGTACCAGGGTTTCATCCAGTGACGATCGCGGGACATCCGGGCGGTTTGCCGCGGCACTGAAGTTCTCCAGTGCATGACGGCGCATTGCCACCATACGCTCAAACTCTTCCAGTGGTCTGGCGCCGTTATCCCACAGGTGAGATTCGCTGTGGGCATTATTGATCGCGCGAGAGTCCGGGTCGGAGATAAATCGCAATCCCCGGTGCTCCGCCTCTTCAATAATACTGGCCAGGTACCGGCTTCCATCCTCTGTGATGCCGTATCCATAGCGGATTGCGATTTCGTCCCAGGCACCGATACCCGTCGTGTAAGCGGTTTGAATGGATGCCTTGCCGTCAGTCAATGTGACCAGTGGTGCCGGGTAATCCATGACCGAAGCGCGGTTTTCTGTGCTGGCAATAAAATTGTGCGCGAGCCCCAGGGTATGCCCCACCTCATGAGCGGAGAGCTGGCGAATCCGCGCCAGAGCCATGGCCTTGAGATCCTCGGTATCCGCATCTTGCTCGCCGTAAGGCTGTAACAATCCTTGCGCGATCAGAAAATCCTGACGTACCCGCAGAGAGCCTAGGGTGACATTGCCTTTTAAAATCTCGCCAGTGCGCGGGTCCGAAATAGAATAGCCGTAGGACCAACCGCGGGTGGAACGGTGTACCCAGTTGATCACGTTGTAGCGCACATCCAGCGGGTCCACGTCTTCCGGCAACAACTTCACCTGAAAGGCGTCTTTGAAACCGGCCGCCTCAAACGCCTGGTTCCACCAGCTTGCCCCTTCAATCAACGCACTGCGTACCGGCTCCGGCACACCGGAGTCCACATAGTAAACAATGGGCTCCACAACCTCGTCACTGTCCGGCTTCTTCTGTAACCGGTGGCGGTAGATCAAGCGCTGATCCATTGGCATATCGATGGGCGCAGCGTAATCCCGGTAAGTCAGCGGGAAGTAACCCGAGCGGCTGTGGAAGCGTCGCGGTTGATAACCGTCCTCGGGCAATGCGACCAGAGAAATATGCTGGCGCAGCGTGATCAGTTTCGGTGTGGGCACAACTTCTTTGACATGCTCACCGGGCTTGCTTCCGGAAAATGTCAGTTGCGCTTCAAATTCGCTGTTTTTGGGAAAGGCCTTGGTGCGAGGCAGGTATATTGCCGACTTGCTTTTATCGATGGCGTAGCTACCTTGCTTGGTGTCTTCCAACCTCTGGGCAATGCCGTGCTGGTCGCTCAGCAGGAATGGGGTAAAGTCCACCAATACGCTGCCCGCGCCTTCCGCCTTGACCTCGAACCCCCACAGAATCGATGAAGCAAAAGCTTCCTCCACCGCGCGGCGCTCTGCCGCATTCTCTGTCTGTGCACGGTATCGGGTATTTACCTGATGCATCAGCACCTTGTTACCAACCCGTTCAAAGGTGATCAGCCGAGTATCCCCCACCTGGTTGCGGTCCAGGCCAACAGGGTTGGAGCCGAGCCCCTGTGCCAGTCCGGTCAATAGCAGCAGCTCGCGATCAAACTGGCCAACTTCCAGGTACAAACGTCCCTGTGCTGAATCCCAGTAAAAATCAAACAGGCCCTCCTGCTTTTCCATCTTCGCGGTAAAGGTGTCGATATTGGCAGCACTGGCTACACCGGTCACCACGCTGAAAAGAACAATCAACAGTAATCTCGGGATCACTGACGCCCCCTTTTAGTCGAAGTTATGAGTTTGATTCTGATCGTGATTTTGCACTCAGAAGGCTATTCGTGTCGAAGACTATCAGTGTCTAGACGATTGAAAGTCGATTCCGCTCAATTGTAAGCATGCACCAGATTTATGCTGGCGTGGTGCGCTTCTTTACCTGAACCGCGAACGTAACTCCAGACTGGCTTCATATGAATTGTCACTTGCGTTCGTTTGGCCCCTGAAAGCCCTCCACTCATCCCAACCACCCCCAGGAGACGCCTGCTTCGACTCCCGCTGCCCGCAATTGGCACAGTTAATGCTTTTTACAGAAAAAGTTTGCTAAGAGTCTGTGCAAAGGGGCACCTATGAGCGTCGAAGAAATCACTCTGTTTATTCTGCTTCTGTCTCTCGCCGGTTTGGTGGCAGGCATCACTGCAGGCCTCTTCGGCAACGGGGGCGGCTTTGTCGTGGTCCCGGCACTGCTGATGGTATTTCCATTCCTGCACAGTGCATCCAGTGAGTTGATGCGGGTTGCAGTGGGCACCTCACTGGCATCGATCGTGATCTCTTCCGCACGGGCGGTACACGCGCACAATCGTCGCGGTGCGGTGGATTTCAAGGTATTGCGGGACTGGTCACTCTGGGTGGTTCTGGGCGTAGGTGGCGGACTGTATATTGCCTCGTTTACCGACAGTAAAAGTCTTATCTATGTATTTGCTGCGGGCGTTCTCCTTTATTCCGTCTACTTCCTGTTTCCGAACCTTTTCGACAGCCTGAAAGGGAAACTCAGCATGCCCACGGGAATGGCACGCGCGTCGCTGGCCAGTTTTCTCGGCGGCTTTTCTTCACTGTTGGGGATTGGCGGTGGCACCATTACGGTGATGACCATGGTGCTGTGTAACCGGCCCGCGCACCAGGCGGTGGCAACTGCATCTGGCGTGGGCTTTCTGATCGGACTGCCCGGCGCTGTAGGCTTCCTGATTATGGGCCTCGGCGCACCAGATCTGCCCATGGGCTCCGTCGGCTACATCAATATCCCCGCACTACTGGCTATCTCACTATTCTCCGTCATTTCTGCACCGATCGGTGCGCGCTGGGCTCACAGCCTGGACGAACTTCACCTGAAACGCCTGTTTGGCCTCTACCTGATTCTGGTTTCCATCACCATGTTTGCAAAAGCATAGCGGGTAAAGAGTGCTCTTTAAAAGTGCTGACCCAAAAAATAAAAATCCACCTCTACCATCGGGAGCTACGAGAATGCATAAAAAATTAAGCCGCAGAATGTTCATGCAGGGTGCTGCGGCCGCCCTTTCGGCGACGGCGGCGGCGCGAATTACCGCTGCCCCCAGTAAAGAAATGGTACGACCGCAACCCATCTACGGGCCTCCTCCTGGCGTTGCCAAGCTGAATGCCAATGAAAACCCATACGGTCCCAGCCCCGCCGCACTCAAAGCCATGATGGAAGCGAGTCAGAAAGGGGCATACTACGTTTACGACAGTGTGATGCGGTTGAAGTCGATGATTGCGGAGCGCCATGGCGTTACTCCGGATCATGTGGCGCTGGGTTCCGGTTCCAGTGCGGGGCTCACTGCGGCGGCGATCGTTGCTGGCCGCGAAGGCAATATTCTCGGCCCCGACCTGTTTTGGGACACAACCTCTCGTGTAGTGGAAATCCAGAATCTGGGCAAGATTAAACGTCTGCCCAAACTCGACTCGCTCGCCATCGATCTGGATGCGATGTACAGCGCCATTGACGATTCCGTATCCATGGTTCAGGTCACCAACCCCAACAATCCAACCGGTATGCTGATCAATCCGGTAAAAATGCGCGAGTTCTGCCTCAAGGCATCGAAAAAGTGCACCGTACTGGCAGACGAGGCATACAACGAGCTGACTGACAGTAGCGACGCCAACACCGTCATCCCGCTGGTCAAGGAAGGCCACGATATTATCGTGGCCCGTACCTTTTCCAAGATCTACGGCCTTGCCGGTATGCGCGTCGGTTACCTGATTGCACAACCGGAAAAGATCGAGCAAATGCAGCGTTTTGGTATCGGCTGGTACGGCCTCAATCAGGCCGGTCTCGCGGCCGCGATCGCCTGCTATGAAGACCACCGCTTTATGGATTTCTGCCGTGGCAAG
The Microbulbifer celer DNA segment above includes these coding regions:
- a CDS encoding pyridoxal phosphate-dependent aminotransferase, whose product is MHKKLSRRMFMQGAAAALSATAAARITAAPSKEMVRPQPIYGPPPGVAKLNANENPYGPSPAALKAMMEASQKGAYYVYDSVMRLKSMIAERHGVTPDHVALGSGSSAGLTAAAIVAGREGNILGPDLFWDTTSRVVEIQNLGKIKRLPKLDSLAIDLDAMYSAIDDSVSMVQVTNPNNPTGMLINPVKMREFCLKASKKCTVLADEAYNELTDSSDANTVIPLVKEGHDIIVARTFSKIYGLAGMRVGYLIAQPEKIEQMQRFGIGWYGLNQAGLAAAIACYEDHRFMDFCRGKVKEAREMVASAVKENGLSALPSVTNFMFVNLGDLNAETFRQEMEKEGVLIRGIYRDYTNWSRVSMGHLEDVEKYTSALPKVLHRMS